In Sulfuriferula plumbiphila, the genomic window CCTGATAGAAAAAACCAAACAGGAAGTCCGTGTCAAGCTTGGTTTCAATTTTTAAGGAATGAACATGAGCAATCTCGACCGCTGGCTGATGATTCCGGCGTTGATTCTGCCAGCCGCGGCGTCTGCGCCCGCATTCGCGGTGCAGTATCTGAGCGTGGAGCAGGCGCAAAAGGTATTGTTTCCAGGCGCCGACCAGTTTGTGGCCAAGCCCGTCACGCTCAGCGCCGCCCAGCGTAGTGCGATCGAATCCGCCTCGGGTGTGCGCGTGCGCACGGCGCAGGTCAACGCCTGGCGTGCCAAACAGGGCGGCAAGGCGACGGGCTGGTTCATGCTGGATGAAGTCTACGGCAAGCACGAATTCATTACCTACGCCGTGGCCGTTGACCTGGATGGCGCAGTGAAGGGGATGGAAATCCTCGATTACCGCGAAACCCACGGCGGCGAGGTACAAAATCCCAAAT contains:
- a CDS encoding FMN-binding protein; this encodes MSNLDRWLMIPALILPAAASAPAFAVQYLSVEQAQKVLFPGADQFVAKPVTLSAAQRSAIESASGVRVRTAQVNAWRAKQGGKATGWFMLDEVYGKHEFITYAVAVDLDGAVKGMEILDYRETHGGEVQNPKWRAQFTGKKAGDTLKLDEDIKNISGATLSCKHITDGVKRLLATYVAALK